In the genome of Trichocoleus sp., the window CTAAAGAAATGAGAAGACGAATAGAGACAGCAAATGACATCAACGCGATTGCTAAGACACAAATTGAAAGACAAGAGGCTAATAACCCTGTTCTCATTTTCTTGAAGGATCAATATCCCACAGGAAGCACAGAAAGAATTAAAGCAGGAGAGTTTTATTCAAAGTATAAAAAATGGTGCGAACAGGGCAACTTTCAAACATTATCACTGAACAGTTTTGTTTTGGATGCTCGGAGATTGGGATGTGAGCGTAGTCCTAAAACGAATGGTAACTACTACTACACAATCCCTGCGTTAGAAGATGCTGAGAACTTAGAGGGTGCTGATGGCGTTGATTCCCCTAACACAGGATCACAGAAGTCTACTACGCTAGACCAGCACGTTCAGGAAGTGACGCAGATTCCAACAGGAGTAGATTTAGATGCACAGCACTACGTTGATCCTGATGAAAGTTCTCCTGTAGAGGAAGAGGAGCTGAAGAAGTTGCTGGATAACCTGGATTAGAAAGAACAAATAGAAGAAGTAACTGCTGAAGTGTCCCCAAGTGTCCCTAATCTAGGTAGCTCAGGAGCTTGCAGTATCCCAACAGTTATCCCTAAGCTGTCTCCTTTGTCAGTTGTGTCCCTACCATTAATTAGCTCAATGAAAAAAATCTCCGCCTGCGATCAATGTCGTTACTATGCTAGAAATCCCCACTTAGTTTGCTTCAGTCATCCTGCTGGAGTAGATGGCGAGTCTTGTCATGATTTTGAGGCTGCTTTACAGCTAGAGCATGAGGAACTGTGGGAGCCAGAGGGAGCAAGCTACTACAATGGCGAACTGATTATTCAACCCCAACAGAAATTGAGCTTGGAAAAGAAGTGGGAACTGTTGGATTGGCATCCCTTATTCACAGGGCGTTGTCCGCACTGTGAAATGCCCATTACGCAAGTTGTACCACCCAGAATTCATTGGGACTGCTCAAGCTGTGGTTGGAAAGATGACTCTGTTTAGGTCTCTTCAAAGATGCCCATAAAGCGCATGATTCTTTTGGAACAATGAAATCATTAATCCTCATTCATTCCAAAAATTATGTTTTATAAAAGTAATCATTCTCTTACTTTAATCTCCTTCTTCAACCAGTCTGAAAGTGAAGAGACAATCGCTATCGCTGATGCTGTTATCACCCAGCTCGCTCTTCCATTGACTATTTATAATGGTCGTCTTGTTGTGATCATGAATGAGGTCAGTAGAGCTTTAGGCATGGAGCAGCGGGACTTCGCCAAGAACTATGTTTTTACAGGCGTGGCTTCAACAATATCAGGGCATTATCTGCTGCTGCGGGGTAAGCAACTGTCATCATTCAAGCAGGCATACCTGCGCCAAAATGGGAAAACGTTAGCTCATGTCAAAGCCCTCTACATTGCAGACATAGCAATGCTTGTCAGCTACATTGCAGGGAAAGTTAAGGATGAAGACCTTTATGATTCCTTCTACAACAGAGTTGAGCAACTGGTAGATAGTGGTGCTTTCCTGGATGAGGAATGGGGTGAAGCCGCTTAGTAGTTAATGGATGAAGGCTAGGGGAGACCTTAGCCTTCTACTGTAATTGAGATGCCCATTAAACAAACAGCTGCTTTTCTAAAGTGAGGAAGTGTACATACTTCTATTTATCCTGCTATGTCATTAAAAATAGACGACTCTGATTTCTTGCGTTTCACTGATAAGCTTTTGATCTCTGATGAGTGCTGGGGATGGATCAGTAATGGAGACCCCAAACACTACCCCAAGTTCAAGATATCTAAAGGAGTTGGGATAGATGCTCATAGGTTGAGCTACCAACTATTCAAGGGTCAAATTCCAGATGGTTATTGCGTCTGTCACACTTGCGATAATCGCAGATGCGCTAACCCTTCGCACTTGTTTGTAGGTACTGCACAAGACAATGCAGTGGATGCTACTAGAAAAGGTCGGATAACCCCTCCTAGGGTAGCTAAACTCCTAGATTTTCAAGTAGCCCAAATAAAGAGAGCGTTGAGAGAGGGCAAAACTCATGCAGCGATCGCTCTAGAGTTTGGCGTTAGCCGCTCTACGATCAGCAACATTGCTCAAGGTCGCTGTTGGCAGAAGGTTGGGTAAACAGTGGAGGCTTGTCACTGCGTCATCCAGTGACATATAATCATCGAAAGTCAGTTTTGGAAAATCTTCAATCCATTGCTGGATAAGGCTTTTGGTAATTGACCCTTCTCAATGCCATTGAGACGCGCTACCAACTGTGCTATAGCCCCTTTTGATGATTATGATGACGTATTTCGCCTGAATTCGTCAACTGCCATTCGGATTTCAGGAGTCTGGCAGGCATGGGGCTTCTCTCAAAGGCTGTGTGCTGACAAGAAACAACGAGAACTCGTCAAAATCTTGAATCTAAAATCTAAAATGGAGTATTGCCGATCGCTTACAGAGTTTTTTATGACCGTACTTCCCCCCAATTCTGCAAACCAGCCCTCTGATGAACTGGATGTTGCTGCACTACTACAATCACTTCGACGTAAAGAAGGGAACTGGGTGGCATGGGGGCAAGCTTGTCAGCAGCTGCAAAAATCGGGATATTCACCACAGCAGATCTTTGAGGAAACTGGGTTTGAGCCAATCCAGCAGAATCAAGTCATGGTAGCGGCTCAAGTCTATCAATCGATCGCGACGGGTGGAGCCGCACCAGAAATTCTGGTAAGGTTCGATCGCACAGGCAGTGATACGCTTTACGAGTTTCGGATTCTGGCACAGGCAGAGCGAGTTGCCGCAGCGACGCTTGCTGTTGAAAAGGGAATTGACTCTGAAACGTCTCATGAAGTCGCAAAAGCAATAAAGGAGTATTCGCGGATCTCCAAGAAACCAGAAGGGTTTACAGCAGCGGCGGGAGATGCGGTTGCTCATCACTACTGGAAGCTGGCGAAACAACAGGCTGATCTGCAAGCTCGATCGCGTCTCATCGCTCTAGGATTGCGTTTTGCCCAAAGTGAAACTGCACGGCAGCAAGTTGAACGATTACTAACAGACTTTTCAGTGACTCGGAGTCGTCCTGCGCCTCGGCTGCCTTTTTATCGGCTCGAATCTGCCAGTGACCAACCCAGAGTCATTCCCGTTGTGGGCAAGCTGCCTTTGACGATCGCAGATTTGCAGGCAGTTCCCTTCGTTACCTCAGAGGGGGCATTTGATCTGGTTAAATTTTCTGCAACGGGGGCATGGGTGGCGCTACCCGGATGGCAGGTCATTTTTGCAGCAGAAGATCCGGTCGCAATTTTGACGGATAGTACGCAATTGCCGAACGCTGAACTGGATCAACCCGAGGAAGTGCTCGTTGTGGTCGATCGGGCTCAGCAGGAATGGGATGCTGAAAGTTACTTTGTGGTCGAGCAATCCGAGCAGTTGCAGATCGATTGGTTTGAGGAAGCACCCAGCCAAAGTTTAATCGGGCGAGTTATTTTAATTCTGCGACCGAAGAAGGTGCTGGATGAAGAATATAACAAAGAACTCTGGCAGATTGAGGAGTAGCCACTGCAATTAGCACCCAGGCTTAATTCCACAATGCCAATTTGTTACCCGCGCAATTCGCTTCCCTGAACTAGCTCCTTGTCCTGCTTCTCTCCTGGCAACGAAATAGCTGATAAGGAAACCCAATCCGGTGCAGCTCCTCTGGATCAACCGGACAAATCGATCGCTGATTAGGAGTTGCCGGATTTCTCAAACGCAATCGATCGGGGTAGTCTTTCGTTCGCATTCCTGGAGAAGCAACCACCCATAAATTGAGCGGCATGGGTAAAGGTTGAGACAGTTGCGGCAGTTGACGCCAAACTCGGTTGTAGCCCTCAGTTCGATCGACAAAGGCAAACCGAACCCGCGAATCCACAATATCAGGT includes:
- a CDS encoding RuBisCO accumulation factor 1 translates to MTVLPPNSANQPSDELDVAALLQSLRRKEGNWVAWGQACQQLQKSGYSPQQIFEETGFEPIQQNQVMVAAQVYQSIATGGAAPEILVRFDRTGSDTLYEFRILAQAERVAAATLAVEKGIDSETSHEVAKAIKEYSRISKKPEGFTAAAGDAVAHHYWKLAKQQADLQARSRLIALGLRFAQSETARQQVERLLTDFSVTRSRPAPRLPFYRLESASDQPRVIPVVGKLPLTIADLQAVPFVTSEGAFDLVKFSATGAWVALPGWQVIFAAEDPVAILTDSTQLPNAELDQPEEVLVVVDRAQQEWDAESYFVVEQSEQLQIDWFEEAPSQSLIGRVILILRPKKVLDEEYNKELWQIEE